The nucleotide window CTGCAAGAATTGGTCACCACAGCTATCAACTCCGGCCACTCCCTCAAAGACAAGATCTTTGTTGACTGCTCAACCGTTCTCCCCGAGACTGTGGGCACAGCAGTCTCGAAGCTGAAGGAAAAGGACGCGAAATTCCTATCTGCTCCTGTTTTCGGGGGCAACCCCATCGCTGTGGATGGGAAGCTGGTATTCGCCATCGGAGGGCCCAAACAGGCGGCAGAAGTGGTGAAGCCGTTCATCCAGGACGTGATGGGGAGAAAGGTGATTGATTGCGGAGAGGATGCTATGAAGTCTTCGCTTTTGAAGATCGCAGGGTATGTTGGTCCTGCCATCCCCACCTTATATTTTGGTATAGGGGATGCAAGTTCTTGCTAACGGGTGTGTATCTTGTTGTCAGAAACATCATCACGGTGAATTTGATGGAGGCGGTTGGCGAAGCACAGGTCTTTGCTGAAAAGACGGGCTTGGGTACAGGGCCCATGGAGGATCTTATCGGAGAGGCTTTTGGAGGTGTGGCTGGGGGGTATTCTAAACGGTGAGTGTGCCATTTATGTTGCGTGTTGACTATCCATCTTCATAGTAAATCATGGCTGACACTGGTAGGTTGACGACTGGTGCCTATGCACCGCCATTGGACTCTCGCCCCGGCTTCGGGGTGTCTCTGGCCATCAAGGATGCAAAGCACGCGTTTTCCATGGCGAAGGAGCATAACGTGGAATTGCCGGGTTTGCAGGTTTCTCTTGATAACATGGAGGCTGCCAGAGAGTATGCGGGCGAATGCTTGGACAGCAGCTCCATGTACGGCTATCTGCGGCAGAAGGCGGGCCTGGAGTTTTGGAACGAAAAGAGTCGACAGGGAAACTCTCAATAGATTAGACTAGATATATGTGGCTACTCATGTTGATCTCTGTCTAGATGGGCGAAACCAGTAGTTACATTGTCCTATATAGTAATTGATATAACCGAAGATCTTCGTCTGGCATTCAAATGGTCAGGGATGTGAAAGCCC belongs to Aspergillus luchuensis IFO 4308 DNA, chromosome 3, nearly complete sequence and includes:
- a CDS encoding NAD(P)-dependent oxidoreductase (COG:I;~EggNog:ENOG410PKCT;~InterPro:IPR029154,IPR015815,IPR036291,IPR006115, IPR008927,IPR013328;~PFAM:PF03446,PF14833;~go_function: GO:0016491 - oxidoreductase activity [Evidence IEA];~go_function: GO:0050661 - NADP binding [Evidence IEA];~go_function: GO:0051287 - NAD binding [Evidence IEA];~go_process: GO:0055114 - oxidation-reduction process [Evidence IEA]), which translates into the protein MTQIGWFGLGSMGLAMASNLQRHLARKTGPGLIYSNRTISRGDPLKKLGGTPADNFSKLVSQCGIIFTMVSNDSVLQELVTTAINSGHSLKDKIFVDCSTVLPETVGTAVSKLKEKDAKFLSAPVFGGNPIAVDGKLVFAIGGPKQAAEVVKPFIQDVMGRKVIDCGEDAMKSSLLKIAGNIITVNLMEAVGEAQVFAEKTGLGTGPMEDLIGEAFGGVAGGYSKRLTTGAYAPPLDSRPGFGVSLAIKDAKHAFSMAKEHNVELPGLQVSLDNMEAAREYAGECLDSSSMYGYLRQKAGLEFWNEKSRQGNSQ